In Paenibacillus sp. FSL M7-0420, a single genomic region encodes these proteins:
- a CDS encoding PhzF family phenazine biosynthesis protein, with amino-acid sequence MNVEVYTLNAFTKGGRGGNPAGVVLEDGLSLDAAQMQLIAKELGFSETAFMEKSLLADYKIRYFTPASEVNLCGHATIAAFGLMHSLGLSKEGTSYSIETKAGILEVDISSEGLVYLSQALPQFLQKISCEEIAPSLGMDAGDLKTGLPIQIVSTGLRDIMIPIRSRELLHEVEPNFDAITAISEKYDVVGYHLFTMDTPDDAAAECRNFAPLYDIPEESATGTSNGALLSYLYQHGQRSLQEVENVMFRQGYSMDCPSEIRAGLRLSESGEINQVRVGGAVAGIERRHIMI; translated from the coding sequence ATGAATGTGGAAGTGTATACGTTAAATGCGTTTACGAAAGGGGGGCGTGGCGGTAATCCGGCAGGCGTTGTCTTGGAGGATGGCCTTTCTCTGGATGCTGCCCAAATGCAGCTTATAGCGAAGGAATTGGGCTTTTCAGAGACGGCTTTTATGGAAAAATCCCTGCTTGCGGATTACAAAATCCGCTATTTCACCCCGGCCAGCGAAGTTAATCTGTGCGGACACGCCACGATTGCTGCGTTTGGGCTAATGCATTCGCTGGGTTTGTCAAAGGAAGGGACCTCCTATTCAATTGAAACCAAGGCAGGGATTCTGGAAGTCGATATTAGCTCCGAGGGTCTTGTTTATTTGTCACAGGCTTTACCACAATTTCTTCAAAAGATATCCTGTGAGGAAATCGCCCCATCTTTGGGGATGGATGCCGGGGATCTGAAAACCGGGTTACCCATCCAGATTGTTTCAACGGGCCTGCGGGACATTATGATCCCGATCCGCAGCAGGGAGCTCTTGCATGAGGTTGAGCCAAATTTTGATGCCATAACCGCCATCAGCGAAAAATATGATGTAGTTGGATATCATCTGTTCACGATGGATACTCCAGACGACGCTGCTGCGGAATGCCGGAATTTTGCGCCGCTGTACGATATTCCCGAGGAGAGCGCGACAGGAACATCCAACGGTGCTCTGCTCAGCTATTTGTACCAACATGGCCAACGATCCTTGCAGGAAGTAGAGAATGTCATGTTCAGGCAAGGATATTCGATGGATTGTCCTTCCGAAATCAGGGCAGGACTGCGCCTAAGCGAGAGCGGTGAAATCAATCAGGTTCGGGTTGGCGGTGCAGTGGCTGGCATTGAACGAAGACATATCATGATATAA
- a CDS encoding spore germination protein, whose product MVEKYGPQMKNHQMSTWIDELKQKLNHMDDAEIVELRMGTSASVHLLYIKTLIDPERLNETIIQPLHRSACNSLSSCITNAKVSEVLSIEDAEQKIMQGFILLNDSVNDQWLGVQLESPLGRAVEPSQTETVIYGAKDSFSEQIDKNITMLRRRLPITTLKTESFTIGSLSKTKVVLLYIDGLTNPEFVSLARKKIESVDFDQFLDSSQLAAFIEDHNHTVFPQFLQTDRPDACAYALGEGKLTLLVSNSPFALIAPITFFHLLQSPEDYFLRWPVASFLRLIRYGSFIVSLTMIPFYVALTTFHYQMVPLPLLYVLLESRGKLPFTPFAEGLFMIVTLEIIKEASLRMPTKTSQTLGVIGGIVIGQAAVEAGFASKVLIVLMGISAIAFFLVPNYQVTKSMVLMQILLLVLASFLGLPGIVIGLIGILAHLHALTSLGQPYLAPIAPFYGKDWNDLFIRGPLIWMKTRPKYLKPLRKWRQEMKK is encoded by the coding sequence ATGGTTGAAAAATACGGCCCTCAAATGAAAAATCATCAAATGTCCACATGGATTGATGAATTAAAACAGAAATTAAACCATATGGATGATGCCGAAATTGTTGAGCTCAGAATGGGTACCAGTGCCTCAGTCCATCTTTTATACATAAAAACGTTAATCGATCCAGAGCGTTTAAACGAGACGATTATTCAGCCACTTCATCGTTCTGCTTGCAATTCGCTTTCTTCATGCATAACCAATGCCAAAGTTTCGGAAGTTCTATCGATCGAAGATGCTGAGCAAAAAATAATGCAGGGATTTATTCTTCTAAACGATTCAGTCAACGATCAGTGGTTAGGCGTCCAACTGGAAAGCCCTCTTGGTCGGGCAGTTGAACCTTCCCAAACGGAAACTGTTATATATGGAGCGAAAGACAGCTTCAGTGAACAAATCGATAAAAACATTACAATGTTGCGCAGACGTTTGCCTATAACTACATTAAAAACGGAAAGCTTTACTATTGGTTCACTGAGTAAAACGAAAGTTGTGTTACTGTACATAGACGGATTAACAAATCCAGAATTTGTTTCCCTTGCAAGAAAGAAAATTGAAAGTGTGGATTTCGATCAATTTTTAGACTCCTCTCAGCTTGCAGCTTTTATTGAAGATCATAACCATACGGTCTTTCCGCAGTTTCTACAAACGGATCGGCCGGATGCCTGCGCCTATGCCTTAGGTGAGGGAAAGCTGACGCTATTGGTTTCCAATTCACCGTTTGCTTTAATTGCTCCCATTACTTTTTTTCATCTACTCCAATCTCCGGAAGACTACTTCCTTCGTTGGCCGGTAGCCAGTTTTTTACGTTTAATCCGGTACGGAAGTTTTATTGTTTCTTTGACGATGATTCCTTTTTATGTTGCGTTAACGACATTTCATTACCAAATGGTTCCGCTGCCGCTTCTTTACGTATTATTGGAATCGAGAGGCAAATTGCCCTTTACTCCGTTTGCGGAAGGATTATTCATGATCGTAACGCTGGAAATCATCAAAGAAGCAAGTTTGCGAATGCCGACCAAAACCAGTCAAACTTTAGGGGTTATCGGTGGTATCGTCATTGGACAAGCTGCTGTAGAAGCAGGCTTTGCAAGTAAAGTATTGATAGTGTTGATGGGTATATCCGCTATTGCTTTCTTTTTAGTTCCCAACTATCAAGTTACAAAATCCATGGTACTGATGCAAATTCTTCTTCTTGTCCTTGCATCGTTTCTGGGGTTGCCGGGAATCGTGATCGGGCTGATCGGGATTCTTGCACATCTCCATGCATTAACGTCATTAGGTCAACCTTATTTAGCACCGATCGCTCCTTTTTATGGAAAGGATTGGAATGACCTCTTTATCCGCGGCCCTTTAATTTGGATGAAAACGCGTCCGAAATATCTAAAACCACTACGGAAATGGCGACAGGAGATGAAGAAGTGA
- a CDS encoding TetR/AcrR family transcriptional regulator produces MKKQPELTDKTRQTFINVFCDLYSQKPIEKITIQEIAKRSGYNRSTFYQYFTDIYELLDCVEERVFKSIKEEMASREFSTHTFQDALQCLENAEEISILKALLGDYGSVHFIERLKREIPLERLIVDLPADEALAPYIIEFYISTLMSMFRLWIRNDKDLSSEELVKLVDTLFTNGIGTTVIP; encoded by the coding sequence ATGAAAAAGCAACCTGAACTTACGGATAAAACAAGGCAAACCTTTATCAATGTATTCTGTGATTTATATAGCCAGAAACCAATCGAAAAAATAACCATCCAAGAGATCGCTAAGCGATCAGGATATAACCGCAGTACCTTTTATCAATACTTTACGGATATCTATGAATTGTTGGACTGCGTGGAAGAGCGTGTCTTCAAATCCATTAAAGAGGAAATGGCAAGCAGAGAGTTCTCCACACATACCTTCCAAGATGCACTTCAATGCCTGGAGAATGCAGAGGAAATTTCAATACTGAAAGCCCTCTTGGGCGACTATGGTTCTGTTCATTTTATTGAACGGCTGAAAAGAGAAATTCCCTTGGAGAGATTGATTGTGGACCTTCCGGCAGATGAAGCTTTAGCACCGTATATCATTGAGTTTTACATATCCACACTAATGTCGATGTTTCGCCTTTGGATACGGAATGACAAAGATCTGTCGTCGGAAGAATTGGTCAAGCTGGTAGATACCCTGTTTACAAACGGAATTGGGACTACGGTGATTCCTTAA
- a CDS encoding B12-binding domain-containing radical SAM protein — MGRVLLISANTEKRPPVFPLGLSYIHASLVASGWEAGMLDMTQLEYTREAVTNYLNAYAPDYIGLSIRNLDNCCMQYPRSFVDQVCLMVDWVREWNSRAGIILGGAGFSLLPRQWLQETGADYGIVGDGCDSIVELLNQLEAGQVPSAVSGLMFRTRAGEWNYWSPYAPEQLDQEYFPSRSGFLHSYDVERRVRHNVLTKRGCALSCTYCAYPSLEGRAVRLRSPKGVADEIEQMVVQYDIGSFDFVDSVFNYPLEHAEEICRELIGRTLPLSWGCFLNPRFFTAEFAGLLKQAGCTEVEFGIDSGSDICLRSFKKNFRQAEIRTVVQLCRDQELEFSFCLLIGGPEETPETLHETLDLMEELSVQRIFGLFGIRILPSTDMYSYVGSPEPDDLLHPKFFMSPQLSLEQANSICAPYRERNPDWMFI; from the coding sequence ATGGGCAGAGTGCTGCTGATCTCGGCGAATACGGAGAAGCGGCCCCCTGTATTCCCGTTGGGTCTTAGCTATATTCACGCCAGTCTGGTCGCTTCCGGCTGGGAGGCAGGCATGCTGGACATGACCCAGCTGGAGTACACCCGGGAGGCCGTTACGAATTACCTTAATGCCTATGCGCCTGATTACATTGGCTTGTCGATCCGTAACCTCGATAATTGCTGCATGCAATACCCCCGGAGCTTCGTGGATCAGGTCTGCTTGATGGTGGATTGGGTGCGTGAATGGAATAGCAGGGCTGGTATCATTCTGGGCGGGGCGGGCTTCTCGCTACTGCCCAGGCAATGGCTGCAGGAGACGGGAGCCGATTACGGCATTGTCGGTGACGGCTGTGACAGTATCGTGGAGCTGCTTAACCAGCTGGAGGCGGGGCAGGTGCCGTCCGCAGTGAGCGGGCTGATGTTCAGGACAAGGGCCGGGGAATGGAATTACTGGTCGCCGTATGCGCCTGAACAGCTGGACCAGGAGTATTTTCCCAGCCGCAGCGGGTTTCTGCACAGCTATGATGTGGAGCGTAGGGTCCGCCATAATGTATTGACCAAAAGGGGCTGTGCGCTAAGCTGCACCTATTGTGCTTACCCGTCACTGGAGGGCCGGGCCGTCCGTCTGCGGTCGCCGAAGGGGGTTGCCGATGAAATTGAGCAGATGGTGGTTCAGTATGATATCGGCTCTTTTGATTTCGTGGACAGTGTGTTCAACTATCCGCTGGAGCATGCCGAAGAGATCTGCCGGGAGCTGATCGGGCGGACGCTTCCGTTGTCCTGGGGCTGCTTCCTGAATCCGAGGTTCTTCACGGCAGAGTTCGCAGGTCTGCTTAAGCAGGCCGGGTGTACAGAGGTGGAGTTCGGCATTGATTCAGGCAGCGATATCTGCCTCAGGTCGTTCAAGAAGAACTTCCGGCAGGCCGAGATCCGGACAGTGGTCCAGCTCTGCCGCGACCAGGAGCTGGAATTCAGCTTCTGCCTGCTGATCGGGGGACCGGAGGAGACGCCGGAGACCCTGCACGAGACGCTGGATCTGATGGAGGAGCTATCGGTGCAGCGCATCTTCGGCTTGTTCGGCATCCGTATTCTGCCGTCCACTGATATGTACAGCTATGTCGGTTCCCCTGAGCCGGATGATCTGCTCCATCCGAAGTTCTTCATGTCTCCGCAGCTGAGTCTGGAGCAGGCGAACAGCATCTGTGCGCCGTACCGGGAGCGTAACCCGGACTGGATGTTCATATGA
- a CDS encoding ketopantoate reductase family protein, producing the protein MRILFFGRGVISTQYAWAFEQAGHTVEFYVRKGRKETLGSSIELEMWDARKGKQLIQESWNVKLHEEIRPNYDLIIVSVNTEQLPAATQLISTTAGSTPVLIFNNLWQDLNSSISPLSMDNVVFGFPGGGGGIEDNRLRGGFLKMLFLEQPRAGTEPINNKVKALFESAYFKISWIKDMQSWLWNHFAMNAAMETEVLRRGSFPAIMNHSDSFANVGKHMREIIPVLKARGAKMDMITLLLTKTPPALLGILFNKVILAKGSLARLFMEYNNSKAGFAIHEVVREAKKLGIPLPRLTAALENSGQHNADVSG; encoded by the coding sequence ATGCGAATTTTATTCTTCGGCAGAGGTGTCATATCGACCCAATATGCTTGGGCTTTTGAACAGGCAGGACATACAGTGGAGTTCTACGTTAGAAAAGGGAGAAAGGAAACCTTAGGCAGCAGCATTGAGCTTGAAATGTGGGACGCACGAAAAGGGAAGCAGCTCATCCAAGAAAGCTGGAACGTCAAATTACACGAAGAGATTCGACCAAATTATGATCTCATTATTGTGAGTGTCAACACGGAGCAGCTTCCGGCAGCAACACAACTAATATCGACTACTGCTGGGAGCACGCCTGTCCTCATCTTCAATAACCTTTGGCAGGATTTGAATTCTTCGATCTCCCCCCTGTCTATGGACAATGTGGTCTTTGGGTTCCCGGGAGGCGGCGGTGGCATTGAGGACAACAGGCTTAGAGGCGGCTTTTTAAAAATGCTGTTTCTGGAACAGCCACGGGCAGGTACTGAACCTATTAATAACAAGGTCAAAGCGCTATTTGAAAGTGCCTATTTTAAAATTAGCTGGATTAAGGATATGCAAAGCTGGCTATGGAATCACTTTGCCATGAATGCCGCTATGGAGACCGAGGTATTGAGACGGGGAAGCTTTCCGGCAATCATGAATCATAGCGACTCCTTCGCGAATGTCGGCAAGCATATGAGAGAGATTATCCCTGTACTGAAAGCAAGAGGCGCAAAAATGGATATGATCACTCTACTGTTAACCAAGACTCCGCCCGCACTTCTCGGCATCCTGTTTAACAAGGTTATTTTAGCAAAAGGCAGCTTAGCACGGCTTTTCATGGAATACAACAATAGTAAAGCAGGTTTTGCAATCCATGAAGTTGTGCGGGAAGCGAAAAAATTAGGGATACCGTTGCCGCGTCTTACAGCGGCATTGGAAAATTCCGGGCAACACAATGCAGATGTATCAGGATAG
- a CDS encoding TetR/AcrR family transcriptional regulator yields the protein MAATDHAQIIKKDTKEWITIALLELLRTNRISELKISELVRTAGVSRMAFYRNYESLKQVLMEYYEPKFADIFNKIANKESRAKNKRFDQLFSNIL from the coding sequence ATGGCAGCAACGGATCACGCACAAATTATTAAAAAAGACACCAAAGAATGGATTACTATTGCATTGCTGGAGCTATTGCGAACGAATAGAATATCAGAGCTGAAGATTTCAGAACTCGTTAGAACAGCCGGCGTCAGCCGAATGGCCTTCTATAGAAATTATGAAAGTCTTAAACAGGTATTAATGGAGTACTACGAGCCCAAATTTGCAGATATTTTCAATAAAATTGCGAACAAAGAATCACGAGCAAAAAATAAGAGATTTGACCAGCTTTTTTCTAACATTCTCTGA
- a CDS encoding B12-binding domain-containing radical SAM protein — MRILVVSTNTLLKPLPVLPVGAGMVYSALTAAGFRTRFLDLAFMAEPLEALREELRVTGADLICLSVRNIDNQVIQQPESYLSFLQQIMQVCRTCSSAKVLLGGAAMLVMPGELVKELGADYGIKGSGGEAEAVRLAREIERGQAPATGTVRNADPAYHPVYSRIPPKPLFAPQYFIPNPRIKKASMGYQASRGCSRHCIYCSEGYMNAGACRIPAEQFSEDMKILENDYQVHNITFVDGVFNHDVEETMEFCRLIGRTSPLLEWSCALTPAHITGDLIRLLKGNGCRFVDIGADSGSRQLLRRMGKQFTPEQLVELGHLLEQYQLPYSVSLLFGGPGENAETVQETVQLVNQMNPVYILASQGIRVYPHTALYNIALQEQVIQAEDNLLFPAYYQSKDYSADLLTDALSASRHIYKDMLMNSIGGRT, encoded by the coding sequence ATGAGAATACTGGTGGTGTCTACGAATACACTGCTGAAGCCGCTGCCAGTTCTTCCGGTTGGGGCGGGAATGGTCTATTCGGCTCTGACCGCTGCCGGATTCAGGACACGCTTTCTGGATCTGGCCTTTATGGCTGAGCCGCTGGAGGCACTCCGCGAGGAGCTGCGGGTTACCGGAGCGGATCTGATCTGCCTCTCGGTACGCAACATCGACAACCAGGTGATCCAGCAGCCGGAGAGCTATCTCTCTTTCTTACAGCAAATCATGCAGGTATGCCGTACCTGCAGTTCGGCCAAGGTACTGCTTGGCGGGGCTGCCATGCTGGTAATGCCGGGCGAGCTGGTGAAGGAGCTGGGGGCGGATTACGGCATCAAGGGGAGCGGGGGCGAAGCGGAAGCGGTGCGGCTGGCCCGTGAGATTGAGCGGGGGCAGGCCCCGGCGACAGGTACGGTACGTAATGCAGATCCCGCCTATCATCCGGTGTACAGCCGTATTCCGCCGAAGCCGCTGTTCGCTCCGCAGTATTTTATCCCGAACCCCCGGATCAAAAAAGCCTCGATGGGCTATCAGGCCTCCAGAGGCTGCAGCCGGCACTGCATCTATTGCTCGGAGGGCTACATGAATGCCGGCGCCTGCCGGATTCCTGCGGAGCAGTTCAGCGAAGATATGAAGATCCTGGAGAATGACTATCAGGTGCATAATATTACTTTTGTAGACGGTGTGTTCAATCATGATGTGGAGGAGACGATGGAGTTCTGCCGGCTGATCGGCCGCACCAGCCCCTTGCTGGAATGGAGCTGTGCCCTGACTCCGGCCCATATTACCGGGGACCTGATCCGCTTGCTGAAGGGGAACGGCTGCCGCTTCGTGGACATCGGGGCCGACTCGGGTTCGCGGCAGCTGCTCCGGCGGATGGGCAAGCAGTTCACCCCGGAGCAGCTTGTTGAACTGGGACACCTGCTGGAGCAATATCAGCTTCCCTATTCAGTATCGCTGCTGTTCGGCGGGCCGGGAGAGAATGCGGAGACGGTGCAGGAGACGGTGCAGCTGGTCAATCAGATGAATCCGGTCTATATTCTGGCCAGCCAAGGCATCCGTGTCTACCCTCACACCGCACTCTACAATATCGCTCTACAGGAGCAGGTGATCCAGGCTGAGGATAACTTGCTTTTTCCGGCCTATTACCAGTCTAAGGACTACAGCGCTGACTTGCTCACCGATGCTCTGTCCGCATCACGCCACATCTATAAGGATATGCTTATGAATTCAATTGGAGGAAGGACTTGA
- the hemW gene encoding radical SAM family heme chaperone HemW, whose amino-acid sequence MNKPVYPFREIGIGHYPMGNTPVSSEDSARLPSLMNLNQAAASSKLAYVHIPFCDSICPFCPYPKAFNEQGARQEYLAALFRELEMYGMTPQIRNCSVEALYIGGGTPSVLDEEEITALFEQLQATLPMQRVEEITFEGNPASFTAAKLKLLHALGVNRISLGVQTFNDELGRRLGLLQTGEDSLRSIQDSREAGIANVSLDLMYNLPGQTMEEWLADLAKVVELEIGHVTLFPLKIIPGFGLAKRIASGELPACGGLELEQQMYIEACRYLESQGYSVESTYDFVRPGGHHVYSRKHFDDYLDLLSVGLGAFGDVGGYAYQNVKLLPEYVKKITSGDLPIALGYEVKAEDLPNQFLAMGLRRTAVDRQQFRRKFGVYPEEHFPELFDKFVKEGLVEIREDTIALTRFHGLFWGNNVCKEFCEEQIKMAFPK is encoded by the coding sequence ATGAACAAGCCAGTGTACCCGTTCCGGGAGATCGGGATCGGACATTATCCCATGGGGAACACTCCGGTGTCGTCAGAGGACAGCGCACGGTTGCCGTCCCTGATGAACCTGAATCAAGCTGCGGCAAGCTCCAAGCTGGCCTATGTACATATTCCGTTCTGCGATTCCATCTGCCCGTTCTGCCCGTACCCGAAGGCGTTCAACGAGCAGGGAGCCCGCCAGGAATATCTGGCTGCGCTGTTCCGTGAGCTGGAGATGTACGGGATGACGCCGCAGATCCGCAATTGCTCGGTGGAAGCGCTATATATCGGCGGCGGGACGCCAAGCGTGCTGGACGAGGAAGAGATCACCGCATTATTCGAGCAGCTACAGGCTACACTTCCTATGCAGAGAGTTGAAGAGATTACGTTCGAGGGTAACCCTGCTTCCTTCACCGCCGCCAAGCTTAAGCTGCTCCATGCGCTTGGGGTGAACCGGATCAGTCTCGGGGTGCAGACGTTCAACGATGAGCTGGGCAGACGTCTCGGGCTGCTTCAGACCGGTGAGGATTCCCTGCGGAGTATTCAGGATTCCAGAGAGGCGGGCATTGCGAACGTCAGCCTGGACCTGATGTACAATCTGCCGGGCCAGACGATGGAGGAATGGCTTGCGGATCTGGCGAAGGTAGTGGAGCTGGAGATCGGTCATGTCACACTATTTCCGCTGAAGATCATTCCCGGCTTCGGTCTGGCGAAGCGCATTGCCAGCGGTGAGCTTCCGGCCTGCGGCGGACTTGAGCTGGAGCAGCAGATGTATATAGAGGCTTGCCGTTATCTGGAGTCGCAGGGCTATTCGGTGGAATCCACGTATGATTTCGTCCGGCCGGGAGGCCATCATGTGTATAGCCGCAAGCATTTCGATGATTACCTGGACCTGCTCTCTGTGGGGCTGGGGGCGTTCGGCGATGTGGGCGGCTATGCCTACCAGAATGTGAAATTACTCCCTGAATATGTGAAAAAGATTACATCCGGCGACCTCCCTATTGCTTTAGGCTACGAAGTGAAGGCAGAGGATCTGCCTAACCAGTTCCTGGCGATGGGCCTACGCCGTACAGCGGTTGACCGCCAGCAGTTCCGCCGCAAATTCGGAGTTTACCCGGAGGAGCATTTCCCCGAGCTGTTCGACAAGTTCGTGAAGGAAGGGCTGGTGGAGATCCGCGAGGACACGATTGCGCTCACGCGTTTCCACGGGTTGTTCTGGGGCAACAATGTATGTAAGGAGTTCTGCGAGGAGCAGATCAAGATGGCTTTTCCAAAATGA
- a CDS encoding GerAB/ArcD/ProY family transporter produces MKSLSLYNRTSTPGGIYFVLLVNRMQMHYFILIMPVYLVHSYMVWGIVAMGLLSQLNLMMMSKWFTSSYAAKGYQGFLQLFGKRTIQVFAILGFLIILLKISVITLGYVDMLQNFIFPSMDKRWLILIILLISLYVASHGMENTLRFVVIAFLCGAWISVLFIPFFFQSDANYRDLYPLIPTEWSGQSWQGLLFIWSAFSGPVYLAFMVPWLSSNQKISKYLVIGNMLSIMEYLVLFVASVLFYGSYYLRKIDFPIGYMGSYIQTSGLERIDYILISFHMFNYVFDISILLLCFYGAGRIFMRKMKERTTWIGLLSSWFVILISIILMDQWLWQTVPGQKMLLNLQIWIGACIYLLIPTILFTTVKRKESM; encoded by the coding sequence GTGAAGAGTTTATCCTTATATAATCGAACTTCCACTCCTGGCGGTATCTATTTCGTTCTATTAGTGAATCGCATGCAAATGCATTATTTTATTTTAATCATGCCGGTTTATTTGGTTCATTCGTATATGGTTTGGGGAATTGTCGCGATGGGGCTACTGTCCCAACTTAATTTGATGATGATGTCCAAATGGTTTACTTCCAGTTATGCAGCGAAAGGCTATCAAGGATTTTTACAGCTTTTCGGGAAACGGACGATTCAAGTTTTCGCAATACTTGGATTTTTGATAATATTGTTAAAAATTTCAGTCATCACACTGGGATACGTTGATATGCTCCAAAATTTTATTTTTCCATCTATGGATAAAAGGTGGCTGATCCTAATCATTCTTTTGATCAGCTTATATGTGGCTTCACATGGAATGGAGAATACATTGCGTTTTGTCGTCATCGCCTTTCTTTGCGGGGCTTGGATTTCAGTCCTGTTTATTCCTTTCTTCTTTCAATCGGATGCCAATTACCGCGATTTGTATCCTCTCATACCCACCGAATGGTCAGGACAATCATGGCAAGGTTTGTTGTTTATTTGGTCGGCATTTTCCGGTCCGGTATATTTGGCTTTTATGGTTCCATGGTTGAGCTCCAACCAAAAAATATCGAAATACCTGGTCATTGGAAACATGCTGTCGATCATGGAATATTTAGTATTGTTCGTTGCTTCGGTATTGTTTTACGGTTCGTACTACTTACGCAAGATCGATTTTCCGATAGGATATATGGGAAGCTACATTCAAACGAGCGGTTTAGAACGAATCGATTACATCCTTATCTCTTTCCATATGTTTAATTATGTGTTTGACATTTCAATTCTTCTGTTATGTTTTTATGGAGCCGGAAGAATCTTTATGAGAAAAATGAAAGAACGCACGACTTGGATCGGATTATTGTCGAGTTGGTTCGTCATTTTGATAAGCATCATCTTAATGGATCAATGGTTATGGCAAACGGTTCCGGGTCAAAAGATGTTACTGAACCTTCAAATCTGGATCGGCGCATGCATTTATTTACTTATTCCTACGATCCTTTTCACTACTGTCAAACGAAAGGAGAGTATGTAG
- a CDS encoding Ger(x)C family spore germination protein produces MVPYKHYGLLAIVSVMWMAGCSSPYVENNKIEEIAPVVFWSVDKGPEGKLKISTLVPPLIQEKKRLLSKEVDLLKQGDQKFNLIYYRELKQGQLRMLIINEELAKKGGIEKLINTILVDPDISMRVYLLIVRGDFDEYIKNQLTEQENQDYFLYRMLKHYEEHNQGEMSIVNIHKFMKKVYSPFKDPILPVFHSDKNNFNYIGTAIFQNDKEVMVIQDVDDNIFQLLDNDHFLKVLAIPKLSISLGRIRSNVRMKLSRDYSSLSLHVSLKGRIEEYQGELNIQSEEQLEHLIHETEVYLEEQTSDLLKRMQRWKVDPLEVGTHSLKPFSKEITDEQWLKHWENMRINVDYDIKVHPLINGAVDMFQNK; encoded by the coding sequence ATGGTTCCATACAAGCACTATGGTTTATTGGCGATTGTAAGCGTTATGTGGATGGCCGGCTGTTCTTCTCCATATGTCGAGAACAATAAGATTGAAGAGATTGCTCCGGTAGTTTTCTGGTCGGTTGACAAGGGGCCGGAAGGAAAGTTGAAAATCAGCACTTTAGTACCACCGCTCATCCAAGAAAAAAAACGTCTTCTCTCCAAGGAAGTCGATCTGTTAAAGCAGGGAGATCAGAAGTTTAATTTAATTTATTATCGGGAATTAAAGCAGGGGCAGCTGCGAATGTTAATAATTAATGAGGAGCTGGCAAAAAAAGGAGGCATTGAAAAGCTGATCAATACCATACTGGTTGATCCTGATATTTCAATGCGTGTCTATTTGTTGATTGTCAGAGGCGATTTTGATGAATACATAAAAAATCAATTGACGGAGCAAGAAAACCAAGATTATTTTCTTTATCGGATGTTAAAGCATTACGAGGAGCATAATCAAGGTGAAATGAGCATCGTCAATATTCATAAATTCATGAAGAAGGTATATTCCCCTTTTAAGGATCCGATCCTGCCGGTTTTTCATTCGGATAAGAACAATTTCAATTACATAGGAACAGCCATCTTCCAAAACGATAAAGAAGTAATGGTCATTCAAGACGTGGACGATAATATTTTTCAACTTCTGGATAACGATCATTTTCTAAAAGTCTTGGCCATTCCAAAGCTATCTATCAGTTTAGGACGGATTCGATCCAATGTTCGCATGAAACTATCGAGGGACTATTCATCCTTGTCTTTACATGTGAGCTTGAAAGGAAGAATTGAGGAGTACCAGGGAGAATTGAATATTCAAAGTGAGGAACAATTGGAACATTTAATTCATGAAACTGAGGTCTACCTTGAGGAACAAACGTCAGATTTATTAAAAAGAATGCAACGTTGGAAAGTCGATCCCTTAGAGGTCGGAACCCATTCGCTTAAGCCGTTTTCTAAAGAAATAACGGATGAGCAATGGTTGAAACATTGGGAAAACATGAGAATTAATGTTGACTACGACATCAAAGTACATCCTTTGATTAATGGAGCGGTTGATATGTTTCAAAACAAGTAA